Proteins found in one Bremerella volcania genomic segment:
- a CDS encoding sodium:calcium antiporter: MSQDVDPSNQEDKGGPDWIAIGVTIASLVLLIVFSPWVLNIQIGFLIIQVVLISIVIWQACDPFADAAQWVGEKLRLPGSVRGATLDAVASSMPELFSGIFFVVVAVMSVKSDSVTEMAQTGAEGYGSTLATCAGSAVYNMILIPAFCGIVISIYRKSQPTVDVEPEVISRDGMWFMACELVLIAFLFNDQMHWWMGLVFIGMYVGYIVHLFVDAKRYQRAMDAIHAHLGEVGHDTPTEQIVATLQEENIKATHMLVEKIKSSADEDEEDETDSAGALYGMFDIPLNGLTATIVLLVCTGIAAISCYWLVEVTNETAHVLNVPVFFVAVILAAAASSVPDTFLSIGAAMRGDDSGAVSNVFGSNIFDICICLSIPLLVNSYLIGWQPVQLVQDGKPIEGLVDLRLLLVTLSAITLLVLWHRRQLTRAKSYFLCFLYALFIGYAIAGSFGFSIVGIFEQLFLGT; the protein is encoded by the coding sequence ATGAGTCAGGATGTCGATCCGAGCAATCAGGAAGATAAAGGGGGACCCGACTGGATTGCCATTGGCGTCACCATCGCCTCGCTCGTCCTGCTGATCGTCTTTTCTCCTTGGGTACTTAACATTCAAATCGGATTCCTGATCATTCAGGTCGTGTTGATCTCGATCGTCATCTGGCAAGCCTGCGATCCTTTCGCCGATGCGGCCCAGTGGGTGGGCGAGAAGCTACGGCTACCAGGCTCGGTGCGCGGTGCGACGCTTGATGCCGTCGCCAGCAGCATGCCGGAACTGTTTAGCGGCATCTTCTTCGTCGTCGTGGCGGTGATGAGCGTGAAAAGTGATTCCGTCACCGAGATGGCCCAGACCGGAGCCGAAGGGTACGGCAGCACCCTGGCTACGTGTGCCGGCAGTGCCGTCTACAACATGATCTTGATCCCGGCGTTTTGCGGCATCGTCATTTCGATCTATCGCAAGTCGCAGCCAACTGTGGATGTCGAACCCGAAGTCATCTCCCGGGATGGCATGTGGTTCATGGCCTGCGAACTCGTGCTAATCGCCTTCTTGTTCAACGATCAAATGCATTGGTGGATGGGACTGGTCTTCATCGGGATGTACGTCGGCTACATCGTTCACTTGTTTGTCGATGCCAAGCGTTATCAGCGGGCGATGGATGCGATTCATGCCCATCTGGGCGAAGTCGGTCACGACACGCCCACCGAGCAGATCGTGGCGACGCTGCAGGAAGAGAACATCAAAGCCACGCACATGCTGGTCGAGAAGATCAAAAGCTCGGCCGATGAAGATGAAGAAGACGAAACAGACTCGGCTGGGGCCTTGTACGGGATGTTCGACATTCCGCTTAACGGCCTCACCGCGACGATCGTTCTTCTGGTCTGCACGGGGATCGCGGCCATCTCATGTTACTGGCTAGTCGAAGTTACCAACGAAACGGCGCACGTCTTGAACGTACCGGTCTTCTTCGTGGCGGTGATTCTTGCTGCCGCCGCATCGAGTGTCCCGGACACGTTTCTCTCGATCGGAGCCGCGATGCGCGGTGATGACTCCGGTGCCGTGTCGAACGTCTTTGGCTCGAACATCTTCGACATTTGCATCTGTCTGTCGATTCCGCTGCTGGTCAATTCTTATTTGATTGGCTGGCAGCCGGTGCAGTTGGTGCAAGATGGCAAACCGATCGAGGGACTGGTCGACCTGCGTCTGCTCCTGGTCACGCTTTCCGCCATCACCTTGCTCGTGCTTTGGCATCGTCGCCAGTTGACGCGAGCCAAATCGTACTTCCTATGTTTCCTGTATGCCTTGTTCATTGGCTATGCGATCGCCGGTTCCTTTGGATTCAGCATCGTGGGCATCTTCGAGCAGTTGTTTTTGGGAACGTAG
- a CDS encoding ABC transporter permease/substrate-binding protein — MFDADFWSRVPYQLSFLPDRLGGHVFLAFTSILAGVLISIPLGIFCARRPKWEQVAVTIANIIQTIPGMALLAIMVFALDRTGVLPAWIALVLYSILPILRNTIAGMKTVDPGCIEAADGIGLNKWQRLRVVELPLASPTIIAGIRTASAWVVGAATLAYPVGATSLGDYIFAGLQTTNPVALFVGCVFSAGLALLLDMLLGGLERASQRRSKAWALGSIGGMVAVALSPLFLKAMQPQPTLTPSDRLAEASEFIQEKPYVIGGKPFTEQYILIEHLKETLNEANRDTEVKAGLGSTVVLQSLQRGEIDCYVDYSGTLWANEMKRADNVSSAEMLIDIATDLKESSGVLTLGPLGFSNDYVFAMRKEQAEELGIQSLEDLVVHAGDLTAACEIEFWSRPEWKNVQSQYGLQFGETKSMDATLMYGALLRGDADVIVGYRTDGRLATDEIIELSDPRFVLPPYDAVLLVSPRLAKDRAATERLRKMVNTISTEQMRGANGMVDIEKKSVVEAAKTLDPPTM; from the coding sequence ATGTTCGATGCTGATTTCTGGAGCCGTGTGCCGTATCAACTGAGTTTTCTGCCGGACCGACTTGGCGGGCACGTCTTCCTGGCGTTCACTTCGATCCTTGCCGGCGTGCTGATCAGCATTCCGCTGGGGATCTTTTGTGCGCGAAGGCCCAAGTGGGAACAGGTCGCGGTAACGATTGCCAATATCATTCAAACGATTCCTGGTATGGCATTGCTGGCAATCATGGTGTTTGCCTTGGATCGCACAGGCGTCCTGCCTGCCTGGATCGCCTTGGTGCTTTACAGCATTCTGCCGATCTTGCGAAACACGATCGCCGGCATGAAGACGGTCGACCCTGGCTGTATCGAAGCGGCGGACGGCATCGGTTTGAACAAATGGCAGCGGCTGCGAGTCGTCGAATTACCGCTGGCATCGCCCACAATCATCGCTGGGATTCGTACGGCTTCGGCCTGGGTCGTAGGGGCCGCGACGTTGGCATACCCGGTCGGAGCAACGAGCCTGGGGGACTACATCTTCGCCGGTTTGCAAACGACTAATCCGGTGGCCTTGTTTGTCGGCTGCGTGTTCTCTGCCGGACTGGCCCTGCTTTTGGATATGCTGCTGGGGGGGCTCGAACGGGCCTCGCAGCGACGCAGCAAGGCCTGGGCGTTGGGTTCGATCGGCGGGATGGTAGCCGTCGCGCTGAGTCCCCTTTTTCTGAAAGCCATGCAGCCGCAGCCGACACTGACGCCAAGCGATCGCTTGGCTGAGGCCAGCGAGTTTATCCAGGAGAAGCCGTACGTGATCGGCGGCAAACCGTTCACTGAGCAGTATATTCTGATCGAACACCTGAAAGAAACGCTGAACGAAGCGAACCGCGATACGGAAGTCAAGGCGGGTCTCGGGTCGACGGTCGTACTGCAGTCGCTGCAACGTGGCGAGATCGACTGCTATGTGGACTACTCCGGAACGTTGTGGGCCAATGAAATGAAACGCGCCGATAACGTCTCGTCGGCGGAAATGTTGATCGATATTGCCACCGACTTGAAAGAGAGCAGCGGGGTGCTCACGCTCGGGCCGCTTGGCTTCAGCAACGACTACGTCTTCGCCATGCGAAAGGAACAAGCGGAAGAACTGGGGATCCAATCGCTGGAAGACCTGGTTGTCCACGCCGGTGATTTGACGGCCGCATGTGAGATCGAATTCTGGTCGCGCCCCGAATGGAAGAACGTGCAATCGCAATATGGTTTGCAGTTCGGTGAAACGAAGTCAATGGATGCAACGTTGATGTACGGGGCACTGCTTCGGGGGGACGCGGACGTCATCGTGGGATATCGCACCGATGGCCGCTTGGCCACCGACGAGATCATTGAGTTGAGCGATCCACGGTTCGTCTTGCCTCCTTATGACGCGGTGCTTTTGGTTTCGCCTCGGCTGGCCAAAGATCGTGCCGCGACCGAGCGTCTGCGGAAGATGGTCAATACGATCTCAACCGAACAAATGCGAGGCGCGAACGGAATGGTCGACATCGAGAAGAAATCGGTGGTAGAAGCCGCAAAAACTTTAGATCCTCCGACCATGTAA
- a CDS encoding DUF2254 domain-containing protein: protein MLSLKKLLNYSNRLQHSLWFVPVLCTLGGVMVAILMLWLDHTLKRSWEDFFWLETTANGAQTVLSTIAGGMITVAGIVLSMEMVTLSITSSQFGSRVLRSRLGDRTTQWTIGAFMGTAVYSLVVLKMVRKLGEDNFFIPHLSVMAAILFALGSLMILLYFIHHVAMIAQAPEIVASLATDLRHSMERIFPDKIGDPPPKVNSHLREVTDEEWDSLKNGITIESTREGYIQGIEGDDLIALAVQHNLIIELPKRPGDFLSTGETMARVAVQEKIDQTKVAHAINEAFFIGNNRTPWQDVNCSVHELSQMGVRALSPGINDPYTAVNCIDRLSSALAQLSQRQMPAANRFDHDGHLRLIVDRQTFSSVMHAAFDQIRSYAVNSAAVSQRLMEGYQRIADAVTHEDHAADVLHQARLTMEGALEQPHHPADLKIIQEQYERLTKQLEPLLEKKEDPQADQNPVDEESNEEGEASGEVIG, encoded by the coding sequence ATGTTGTCTCTCAAAAAGCTGCTAAATTATTCGAACCGCCTGCAACACAGCCTCTGGTTTGTGCCTGTTCTTTGCACGTTAGGGGGCGTTATGGTCGCCATCCTCATGCTGTGGCTCGACCATACGTTGAAAAGATCTTGGGAAGATTTTTTCTGGCTGGAAACCACAGCCAATGGCGCCCAGACCGTTCTGTCGACGATCGCCGGCGGAATGATCACCGTGGCAGGCATCGTGTTGTCGATGGAGATGGTCACGCTTTCGATCACTTCTTCGCAATTTGGCTCGCGCGTCCTGCGCAGCCGATTGGGAGATCGGACAACCCAGTGGACGATTGGGGCGTTCATGGGCACCGCCGTCTATAGCCTGGTGGTGCTGAAGATGGTACGGAAGCTGGGCGAAGACAACTTCTTCATCCCCCATCTGTCCGTGATGGCGGCAATTTTATTTGCCCTGGGGAGTCTGATGATCTTGCTCTATTTCATCCACCACGTCGCGATGATCGCCCAGGCGCCTGAGATTGTGGCGAGCCTGGCCACTGACTTGCGGCATTCGATGGAGCGGATTTTTCCTGACAAAATTGGCGATCCACCGCCGAAGGTGAACTCGCATCTCCGCGAGGTGACCGATGAGGAGTGGGACTCGCTGAAGAACGGCATCACTATCGAGTCGACTCGCGAAGGATACATACAGGGAATTGAAGGGGACGACCTGATTGCATTGGCTGTTCAGCACAACTTGATCATTGAGCTTCCCAAACGTCCCGGAGACTTTCTTTCCACCGGCGAAACAATGGCCCGAGTCGCAGTACAGGAAAAGATTGACCAGACCAAGGTCGCCCACGCGATCAACGAAGCCTTCTTTATCGGCAATAATCGTACGCCATGGCAAGATGTGAACTGCTCGGTACACGAACTGTCGCAGATGGGTGTCCGCGCCCTGAGCCCAGGCATCAACGATCCGTACACGGCGGTTAATTGTATCGATCGCCTTTCTTCAGCGTTGGCTCAGCTTTCCCAACGGCAAATGCCGGCGGCGAATCGCTTCGACCATGATGGGCATCTTCGCTTGATCGTCGACCGTCAAACGTTCTCGAGCGTGATGCACGCGGCCTTCGATCAAATACGCAGCTATGCCGTAAACAGCGCGGCCGTGTCGCAGCGTTTGATGGAAGGTTATCAGCGTATTGCGGATGCCGTAACGCATGAAGACCATGCCGCGGATGTGCTGCATCAAGCACGGCTTACGATGGAAGGGGCACTGGAACAGCCGCATCATCCGGCCGACCTGAAGATCATTCAGGAGCAGTACGAGCGGCTGACCAAACAGCTAGAACCGCTGCTGGAGAAAAAGGAAGATCCCCAGGCCGATCAAAACCCAGTCGATGAGGAATCGAACGAAGAAGGGGAGGCAAGCGGCGAAGTGATTGGGTAG
- a CDS encoding prenyltransferase/squalene oxidase repeat-containing protein, whose translation MSQLLVNPLRFCLAMLLLASLLISPAVVHAADNAAYEKAVQNAVNYLTTQGQAPDGTFSSNAGIGVTAICTLGLLEHGRTPLDPAVKKGLAALEKHVKEDGGIYLEGTSHRNYETCLSLLTFIAANNEGQYDKLIADANKFLKGLQWDNEEGKSEDDAFYGGAGYGGHSRPDMSNTTFLMEALKESGTSADDPAMQKALIFVSRCQNLESPHNQFEFAPKNPDGGFYYTIAAGGSSQAGQTENGGLRSYGSMTYAGLKSMIYAGVDKDDQRVKAAVAWLGKNYDTEQNPGMGDTGLYYYYHTVAKALEAYGEDEFVTADGKKHDWRKEFTDELISRQQENGSWVNEKAERWMEGDPNLVTGYCLLALAHLQKDAD comes from the coding sequence ATGTCTCAACTGCTCGTGAATCCCTTACGTTTTTGCCTGGCAATGTTGCTTTTGGCTTCGCTGTTGATTTCGCCGGCCGTCGTTCATGCCGCCGACAACGCTGCCTACGAAAAGGCCGTCCAGAACGCCGTGAACTACTTGACCACTCAAGGTCAGGCCCCCGACGGCACATTCAGCAGCAACGCTGGTATCGGCGTTACCGCGATTTGCACGCTCGGTTTGTTGGAACACGGACGTACCCCGCTCGATCCGGCCGTCAAAAAAGGTCTGGCTGCCCTGGAAAAGCACGTGAAAGAAGATGGCGGTATCTACCTGGAAGGTACCAGTCATCGCAACTATGAAACGTGCCTGAGCTTGTTGACCTTCATCGCCGCCAACAACGAAGGTCAGTACGACAAGCTGATCGCCGATGCCAACAAGTTCCTCAAAGGACTGCAATGGGACAACGAGGAAGGCAAGAGCGAAGACGACGCGTTCTACGGCGGCGCCGGCTACGGCGGTCACTCGCGTCCCGACATGTCGAACACCACCTTTCTGATGGAGGCCTTGAAAGAGAGCGGCACGAGTGCCGACGATCCTGCCATGCAAAAGGCGCTGATCTTCGTCAGCCGCTGCCAGAACCTGGAATCGCCGCATAACCAATTCGAGTTCGCTCCGAAGAACCCCGATGGTGGCTTCTACTACACGATCGCCGCTGGCGGCAGCAGCCAGGCCGGCCAAACCGAAAATGGTGGCCTGCGTAGCTACGGCTCGATGACCTATGCCGGTCTGAAAAGCATGATCTACGCTGGCGTCGACAAGGACGACCAACGAGTTAAAGCGGCCGTTGCCTGGCTTGGTAAGAACTACGACACCGAGCAAAACCCCGGCATGGGCGATACCGGTCTGTATTATTACTACCATACCGTCGCTAAAGCCTTGGAAGCCTACGGCGAAGACGAGTTCGTCACGGCAGATGGGAAGAAGCATGACTGGCGGAAGGAGTTCACCGACGAGCTGATCAGCCGCCAGCAGGAGAACGGCAGTTGGGTCAACGAAAAGGCCGAGCGTTGGATGGAAGGCGATCCGAATCTGGTTACCGGATACTGCCTGTTGGCCTTGGCTCATCTGCAGAAAGATGCCGACTAG
- a CDS encoding class I SAM-dependent methyltransferase has translation MTPFETVDCYDYPKYWDLSFQDETELECDFFEDVFKRFGQGDTHRVLDIGCGGGRNVVEMATRGFKMLGLDNNEASLAYLARQLYEKDLNAETVSTDMADFQIEPPLDAALCTFNTFRHLLTEEQAESHLHCVARALRPGGLYVLGFHILQDYDDPECEEHWTNRDGDVEVTTTLEVVQSCREERLETLLFHLQVRDGEKQLRLKAEYPYRIYNPTQFRDLLAKVPEFEICEVYDFNYDIDDPMPFDDEISDAVFVLRKI, from the coding sequence TTGACACCATTTGAAACGGTCGATTGCTACGACTATCCCAAGTATTGGGACCTATCTTTCCAAGACGAAACGGAGCTGGAGTGCGACTTCTTTGAAGATGTATTCAAACGTTTCGGTCAAGGAGACACACATCGCGTGCTGGACATCGGATGCGGAGGAGGACGCAATGTTGTTGAGATGGCGACACGCGGCTTCAAAATGCTGGGCTTGGACAATAACGAGGCCTCTCTAGCCTATCTTGCTCGACAACTTTACGAGAAGGATTTAAACGCCGAGACCGTGTCGACCGATATGGCCGACTTCCAGATCGAACCCCCTCTCGACGCAGCACTGTGCACGTTCAACACGTTTCGGCATTTACTGACCGAGGAGCAGGCCGAAAGCCATTTGCATTGCGTGGCACGTGCTCTGCGACCCGGCGGGCTTTATGTCTTGGGCTTTCACATCTTGCAAGACTACGACGATCCGGAGTGTGAGGAACATTGGACCAACCGGGACGGCGATGTCGAAGTGACGACCACGTTGGAAGTGGTTCAGTCGTGTCGGGAAGAACGACTGGAAACACTGCTGTTTCATCTGCAGGTTCGCGACGGTGAAAAACAACTACGACTGAAAGCCGAGTATCCTTACCGAATCTATAACCCAACGCAGTTTCGAGATTTGCTGGCGAAGGTGCCAGAGTTTGAAATCTGCGAGGTATACGACTTCAACTACGACATCGACGATCCGATGCCGTTTGACGATGAAATCAGCGACGCGGTTTTCGTGCTGCGAAAGATTTAG
- a CDS encoding endonuclease III domain-containing protein: protein MSDSNVSLNTVFEKLLEHYGPQDWWPGESPLEIMIGAVLTQNTSWKNVEKAIANLKEEGLLNLDRLHATRQEELAEIIRPSGYYRLKAKRLANLIDHVVTRYDGDLEWMFSHDVMTLREELLSINGIGPETADSILLYAGNLKTFVVDAYTARILKRHGWIEWEADYHQLQDHFVSQVPSEVEHYNEFHALIVRTGNEFCRKTPKCQGCPLACYLPESGIQEPV from the coding sequence TTGAGCGACTCGAACGTTTCCTTAAATACCGTCTTTGAAAAGCTTTTAGAGCATTACGGCCCGCAAGACTGGTGGCCTGGTGAGTCGCCGCTGGAAATCATGATCGGTGCCGTGCTGACCCAGAATACCTCTTGGAAGAACGTCGAGAAGGCGATCGCCAACCTGAAAGAGGAAGGTCTGCTGAACCTGGATCGACTGCATGCGACCCGGCAGGAAGAACTGGCCGAAATCATCCGCCCTTCGGGGTATTATCGCTTGAAAGCGAAACGACTGGCCAATCTGATCGATCACGTCGTCACCCGGTACGACGGGGACCTGGAGTGGATGTTCTCGCACGATGTGATGACGCTTCGTGAGGAGCTTCTCAGCATCAACGGAATTGGCCCGGAAACGGCGGACTCGATTCTTCTTTATGCCGGCAACTTGAAAACATTCGTGGTAGATGCCTACACGGCTCGCATTTTAAAGCGGCATGGCTGGATTGAGTGGGAGGCCGACTATCACCAGCTCCAAGATCACTTCGTTAGTCAGGTACCCAGCGAAGTCGAGCATTACAACGAGTTTCATGCGCTGATTGTCCGCACTGGCAACGAATTTTGCCGCAAAACACCCAAGTGCCAAGGCTGCCCGTTGGCCTGTTATCTGCCGGAATCAGGCATCCAAGAGCCTGTTTAA
- a CDS encoding co-chaperone GroES, with the protein MKVVPLGANVVVRRMESEETTAGGIVLPGSAQEKPKQGRVLSVGDGHVLKDGTKAPLSVKEGDQVIFSSWAGTEIKVEGEELLIMAESDILAVRG; encoded by the coding sequence ATGAAAGTTGTTCCCCTGGGAGCTAATGTGGTCGTGCGGCGAATGGAATCGGAAGAAACCACAGCCGGCGGCATCGTCTTGCCAGGCAGTGCTCAAGAAAAGCCGAAACAGGGTCGTGTCCTGAGCGTTGGTGATGGTCATGTCCTGAAAGACGGTACCAAGGCACCACTGAGCGTCAAAGAAGGCGACCAAGTGATCTTCAGCAGCTGGGCCGGTACGGAAATCAAAGTGGAAGGGGAGGAACTCCTCATCATGGCCGAAAGTGACATCCTGGCTGTCCGCGGCTAG
- a CDS encoding ATP-binding cassette domain-containing protein, whose amino-acid sequence MIQLKDLCKSWDGGQTFAVKNVSLEVPQGKVLALLGGSGSGKSTTVKMINRLIEPTSGSILVGGEDITHQDPVQLRRRIGYVFQSIGLLPHMNVADNVTLLLKLQGVPADQRTAKANELLDMVDLPHQTFAKRLPSELSGGQRQRVGFARALAAEPKVMLLDEPFGALDPVTRDTLQIEFSRIQRSLGLTAVIVTHDMAEALLLADIIAVMNVGEILRIGTPKELLQDPGDDYVAKLLETPRRHGELVRELSA is encoded by the coding sequence ATGATTCAACTCAAAGATCTCTGCAAATCGTGGGACGGAGGCCAGACCTTCGCGGTCAAGAATGTCTCGCTCGAAGTGCCTCAGGGTAAAGTCCTCGCGCTTCTCGGCGGCAGCGGAAGTGGCAAAAGCACGACCGTGAAGATGATCAATCGCCTGATCGAGCCCACCTCTGGCAGCATCCTGGTGGGCGGCGAAGATATCACCCACCAAGATCCCGTCCAGCTTCGTCGCCGGATCGGTTACGTATTTCAAAGCATCGGGCTCTTGCCGCACATGAACGTGGCCGACAACGTGACGCTGCTCTTGAAGCTGCAAGGTGTTCCTGCCGACCAGCGAACGGCCAAAGCCAACGAGCTATTGGACATGGTCGATCTGCCACACCAGACGTTCGCCAAACGACTACCAAGCGAACTCTCAGGCGGGCAGCGTCAAAGGGTCGGGTTTGCCCGAGCGTTGGCAGCCGAGCCGAAAGTGATGCTGCTGGACGAACCGTTCGGGGCGCTTGATCCGGTGACCCGCGATACGCTGCAAATCGAATTTAGTCGTATTCAACGTTCCCTCGGGTTGACGGCCGTGATCGTCACCCACGATATGGCCGAAGCGTTGCTGCTGGCGGACATCATTGCCGTGATGAACGTGGGCGAGATCTTGCGGATTGGCACCCCCAAAGAGCTTCTGCAAGATCCCGGCGATGACTATGTGGCCAAGCTACTGGAAACGCCACGCCGTCATGGTGAACTCGTACGAGAATTGAGCGCCTAA
- a CDS encoding CPBP family intramembrane glutamic endopeptidase codes for MSAPEVELEPQEINYWQATARPLTSLIFVLPMLAVYEAGVLMLGPDAIRNGVDVWLRQFLGLMGLGQYFLLPVLTIAILLSWHHLKSYPWQFRPTNLPLMAAESMVLGLLLLCLAHFQASVMQMQVVAANAGPEVDVTTKQVVAYFGAGIYEELLFRLMLIPVLIVFIQGFAFPKLVATFAAMLISSLVFAAAHYNFFVAGGDPIDGYTFLFRLSAGLIFASIFALRGFGIAAGSHAMYDVLVAFS; via the coding sequence ATGTCCGCCCCGGAAGTGGAACTGGAACCTCAAGAGATCAACTATTGGCAGGCCACCGCTCGCCCGCTGACGAGTTTGATCTTCGTGCTGCCGATGCTGGCCGTCTACGAAGCCGGCGTGTTGATGCTGGGGCCTGATGCGATTCGCAACGGGGTCGATGTCTGGCTGCGGCAATTCCTGGGCTTGATGGGACTGGGGCAGTATTTCCTACTGCCGGTGCTGACGATTGCCATTCTTCTGTCGTGGCATCATTTGAAGTCGTATCCGTGGCAATTCCGGCCGACCAATCTGCCACTAATGGCCGCGGAATCGATGGTGCTGGGACTATTGCTATTATGCCTGGCTCACTTTCAAGCGTCGGTCATGCAGATGCAGGTCGTTGCGGCCAATGCCGGTCCGGAAGTCGATGTGACTACCAAGCAGGTCGTCGCTTACTTCGGGGCAGGCATCTACGAAGAACTGTTGTTTCGCTTGATGCTGATCCCGGTGCTGATCGTTTTCATTCAGGGATTCGCGTTCCCTAAGCTGGTGGCAACCTTCGCCGCCATGCTCATCAGCAGCCTGGTCTTTGCCGCGGCGCATTACAACTTCTTCGTCGCTGGCGGCGATCCGATTGACGGCTATACGTTTCTGTTTCGTTTATCGGCCGGGCTGATCTTCGCGTCGATCTTTGCCCTGCGGGGGTTTGGCATCGCGGCGGGATCGCATGCGATGTACGACGTGCTGGTGGCGTTTTCTTAG
- a CDS encoding SRPBCC family protein: protein MPRFHVEKSIEIAAPPQTVYEKVVDYATWTTWSPWLCAEPDAEVTVSENSNSKGSLYKWSGDVVGAGEIEHIKLDPNRRIEDEIRFLKPFASKSNVAFDVEPSGLGTKLTWHMDGSLPWFMFWMTGMMKGFIGMDYDRGLKMLKEWIETGTINSKTNVLGIEEVGPIHMAGLRRSCSLKDIGGTMQGAIGEMMNLYAKHNLPSEGQLMAAYHKFHIGKQTCEFTVGTILPAGDIEVPAPLEKWSCPQTKAFCVEHLGDYNHLGNGWSAANQHVRYKKLKQRSCSAFEIYENNPDETPIDQLRTKIYLPLK from the coding sequence ATGCCGCGCTTCCATGTCGAAAAGTCGATCGAGATTGCCGCGCCTCCGCAAACGGTCTACGAGAAGGTCGTCGACTACGCAACGTGGACGACCTGGTCTCCTTGGCTGTGCGCGGAACCCGATGCCGAGGTAACCGTCAGCGAGAACTCGAACTCGAAAGGCTCTCTCTACAAGTGGTCAGGCGACGTCGTCGGAGCCGGCGAAATCGAGCACATCAAGCTCGACCCTAATCGGCGCATCGAAGATGAGATTCGTTTTCTGAAACCGTTCGCCTCGAAGTCGAACGTTGCGTTCGACGTCGAGCCGTCCGGGCTGGGCACCAAGCTTACCTGGCACATGGATGGCTCCCTTCCCTGGTTCATGTTCTGGATGACCGGCATGATGAAGGGCTTCATCGGAATGGACTACGACCGAGGTCTCAAGATGCTCAAAGAGTGGATCGAGACCGGCACGATTAACAGTAAGACCAATGTCCTCGGCATCGAAGAAGTAGGCCCCATTCATATGGCCGGTCTGCGACGTTCCTGTTCGCTGAAAGATATCGGCGGGACCATGCAGGGAGCCATCGGAGAGATGATGAATCTGTACGCGAAGCATAATCTGCCCAGCGAGGGACAACTGATGGCGGCGTACCACAAGTTCCATATCGGTAAGCAAACGTGCGAGTTCACTGTCGGCACGATCCTGCCGGCAGGCGATATCGAAGTACCGGCACCGCTCGAAAAATGGTCTTGTCCCCAAACCAAGGCCTTCTGCGTCGAGCACTTAGGGGATTACAATCACTTGGGCAACGGTTGGAGCGCCGCCAATCAGCATGTGCGCTATAAAAAGCTGAAGCAACGCAGTTGCAGTGCGTTTGAGATCTACGAGAACAATCCAGACGAGACCCCGATTGATCAACTGCGGACAAAGATCTACCTTCCACTGAAGTAA
- a CDS encoding ArsR/SmtB family transcription factor, translated as MKKKREYELCAGRLKALADPDRLRIVEHLFSGPMNVSQLSEALGEEIVKVSHHLGVLRHADVVQTEKQGRFVIYSLHPDVAAVGKDESMAQVRRIDFGCCSFDLDCE; from the coding sequence ATGAAAAAGAAACGTGAATACGAGCTTTGCGCTGGTCGGTTGAAGGCCCTCGCGGATCCTGATCGCCTGCGGATCGTCGAACACCTCTTCTCCGGTCCGATGAACGTCAGCCAACTGTCGGAAGCCCTGGGGGAAGAGATCGTGAAGGTCTCGCATCATCTAGGAGTGTTGCGGCACGCGGACGTCGTCCAGACCGAGAAGCAGGGCCGTTTCGTGATTTACTCGCTACATCCCGATGTTGCCGCCGTAGGCAAAGATGAATCGATGGCCCAGGTCCGCCGCATCGACTTTGGCTGCTGTTCCTTCGACCTCGATTGTGAATAG